The Melanotaenia boesemani isolate fMelBoe1 chromosome 3, fMelBoe1.pri, whole genome shotgun sequence genome contains the following window.
taattataaccAGTTTATCAGATTTATGATCTATTTTCTAATCTGTCAAGCAAAGCTAGTGTTGTAACTGAAATTCTTCAGGACACAACTACAAtagtaagaaaaaaattcacaagAGAACTGCATGACCTACCAGACTTTTTACTTATATAACTAGTTTTTCCAGATGAGACAGAAATGGAGACAATATTGGTTCATCCAATGGAACAGAGAATCAATATAAACTGTATTATTCATATAATTCAATGTTGGGCTGGACCTGCTTTTCCTCCAACACTTCTTTCTGCCTGCTCTGCTCAGTCAGTGGCAGCAGCACATTAGCCTGATTGCACTGCAGTGATCTGTAAACTAATTTCCTCTCCAAGTAATCATATTCACTTGTAAATGCAGCCCACATCAAAGTCTTTGCCATTGATGGTCTTGTCTAAAGACCTGGCTGTCGTAGAACTAGAAAGTACTGGTTAACAATGACCATTATTCCAGATTTATTATCTTGTCTGACAACAGAAACAGATAAACATAGAAATGACATGAActttataattattaataatcatCACAATGCCACATCTATGTACTTCAGTCTAAAAATACCAAGATATGAATTTTGGTCCAAATCACTGAGTCCAAACTGACTATTTCAGGatgacttttcagttttttttcctaccTGCTGCAGGATCCTGGAAGTTTGAGCATATTTGGATTGATGCTCTCTGATAAGACGCTCAGAAGCCTCAGAGATGGATGGGTTTGGGAACCCTAGCAGCGGGTAGATCTGAGAGGAGACAGGGAGAAAATTTTTCAGTAAAAGCTTTTTCAAAGATAAATGATGTGTTTCATTTATGATACCATATTTAATTAGTCATCACTTATAAATGACATCTGTCCATGTGCATGGGGGTGTGTGCATGCacgtgtatatgtgtgtgtgtgggtgtgtgtgtgtgtgtgtgtgtaccggGCCCTGGCTGCTCTTAAACAGCTCCTTGCCGCTCACTAAGCGCAGATCATCAACTTTCAGACCAGAGTTCTGCTCCACCACATGGTCATCCACCTCGTTTGTCCTTAAcatttagacacacacacataaacattacACAGAGCTGACTCTTCAACACTGCACACCCTATGATCTGCACAAGTTTTGCAAATACAAGCCCAGTACAGTAAGCATTTAATTCTGTTATACATACACTGTGTTTATATCCAACAGTCTGTACATTTATCAACACAATTGAATTATGACTCTGACTTCACAAGGCGCTCATGAGGAGTCGATAGATCAATAATGAAAACTAGTATATTACAGATTTAGATGGTCTTTTAGGTTTCCCACCCCTACAATGGACAGATGACATGTCCAGGATGTTAATAAGCTTTTAAGGTTAATTGGAATAAGCAAGAATAGACAATGAATGGATGCGTAGATCAGAATCAaggtttattgttattatacaTGCTCTAACTCACCTGGCACAACTTGATGGGCCATTAATAGGGTATAAGCTTGTGGAAAAAGCTGTTGAGGAcatccattttcatttaatttgaatcccATGCATTGGAGCTAGACTTCTTAAGACTCAAGTAAACTCTGTTACCTCGTAAGAAAACCCAGACTCTCCAAAAGCTTTGATGTTCTAAATTATCCTTTGAACCTTCCTACAGACTCCTGGAAACACTTGAGGGACCAATATAATGTTTTAAAGAATCTGTAAagagtcacttaaatcctttCCTGGGAATATGACACAGTTCCAGTGTTGTATCATTACTTACCACTTCACTTTCAGTTTGATGTAACTCAGCAGTTGTCGTTTTCCTTTACAGGTATCACACTCCTTCGTTCCACGAGCAGCACACACTGTACACCTAGAAagacgtatacacacacacagtcacacaattGTAAGCCATGTCTCGAATTGTTAAGTAGTCTGATTATATCAGAAAAGGGTCATTTAAAGGACACATTCACTGTGTTTTTTAGGTCACATTAGCTGTTTTTCTCTTAAGTTTAAAAATGATGTTGAAACTGATTTTATTATCATGATTTTACTCACACTTATGGTGCATTCAGAGACAATCCGACATTTATGTATTAGACTAAACTGATAAAAAGTGCCAAATTCACCAATACTATTTCACTTGACTTCACAtctttaaaactaattaaaatcagGATTAAATTTATCAAAAGAGTAGAGAACTCCAACAAAGTGAACATAGTTGGTAGAATTTGGTGTGTTTTCTAACTTCTGTAACAACATCAGGAAATATCAACTTCACTTTCGATTTCTTTTGACTAAGTTAAATCCAGAGGATTTGAGTAGACCTGGATTTCATCTTTAAAGTTTGATTTAGGATTGTTTTGCACCTTTAACCAATCTTGTTTTGGTATTAAAATCGTTTTGTCAGTTTTTATATGCAGTCAGAAACCTAATCATGCAGCAAACTAACAAATTTAAATGTACTGAAGTCAAATTACACTTTTGTGAAAGTAAGAGATTGTTTATCAAAGCTGACAcaataaaatctttgtttttatttgagccACGAAGCAaatccaaaatattttaaatgagcaGATAATCAGGTTCCTGTTTGTATGGCATATGTGGTCAAAAGACAAAGCTGTAACTACGTCCCTGGTGAATTTATTAGTTTCTAATTAGCAGCAACTCGTCTCATTTTGGAGCTTCACCCACAGAACTGGAGACCCCCTTCTACATAATTTGTGATCACACTCCTGTTTATTAAATCCAACCCTTAACCTTTGTTCTCTCTGGTGCCAGAACTCTCTGAGCGCTCTGGATTACCTCTCTTTTCCCGAAGCGTTACAGCGAGTGCAGTTTTCATTGCTCCTCGTTCCAGAGCCATTGCACACCCAGCACGGTTTCTACAGACACAATACAAACATATTCTTCAGTGTGAATGTGCTACTCCTGACTGACTTGATCTGTTTATTATTCTACtacatcttcttattttctatGTCATCATTCATTATGTGGTTTACTATAACTGGTTTATTGGTTAAATGACAGTTTTCTTACATTTCCATCTCCGTTGCACTCAGTGCAGGGCAATGTCCCTTGGCCATTGCACTTGTCGCATACCTacatacgcacacacaaacacacatgcacaaaaaagttaaaaataaccTTACTGTCTTATAGAAGCACATAAGCTCAGCCTGATGTTCATGTTCAACTTTAGATCAGAATTTATTCTCACAGCAAAAAAACCACAGTAAACTACCGATGCTGTACAATATGCTAGAAGTCATTTGACTCAGAGGATTTGAAGTCTATAAAAAACTTTAGGAAAACAGATTTCAACAGACCCCAGTCACTTCTTCAAGGATCTCTGAAACATCTCAAAAGTTTCTGGAAAGGACTTGAGGCAATATTAAGGCACACCGGGAGCCACGTTAAGAACTTatcaaaccttaaaaaaaatctctggaaACTCTCTTGTTATTTTGGGTTAATAGGATCAGGTCCCAATCAAAAAAACTACAATTTCAGTGATCAGCCACATGTAGAGCTATACAATCATTTGTTAAATCTGGTTTAAAAAGAGCTTAAGTAGCTTTTTAGTGGCTTTTCTGGCCACTGGGACATCTAGAAAATAATGACTGGTACCACATGAAAGGCACTGTGAAAAGAAATACACCACATGTTTAAGATTTCATCTAAAACCACATGTCCTGCGGCTTTTTGCAGCAGCAGTTACAATCATGACTGCAACAACATCAAGTCTACTCCGAGCAGATCCCGTTAAACTCACCAAATACCTGTGGTGAGTTCAATGTAAAGAAACCAAGAAGCAACAACAGAAGACGGTGGACTTTGAAAGACAGCTCCTTCTAAAAAATAATGACCTTGATGGAAGAGGTGTAGGGCACACGAATCTCCTCCGTTTGATTGGTGAAGTGTTTAGAGGGTGCGGCGTTGATCTCCCAGGGTCTGGGGGCGGTCTGGGTGTAAAAGTCAGCTTGCTCCCCTGTGAGACACAGAAATGATCTGATTAACAAAACCGCTGCCATAGTAATGTCATCAGCTTTAATGTAAAGCTGCATTCAATGTTTCTGAGTGTGAATAAAAGTCAATCACTCAAAATCATTTTCAGGGGTTCACCATAAAGGCTGGCCTGAACAAACTGCAACTGTGTGCTCACCTTCATAGGGTTTGTGAGCCCACTCAGTTGACCTGGACTCAGTGAACGTTTCCAGACGATACTACAGAACACAAATCACACTTTAATCACACATTTGCTGATTATAATATTGTGCTAATGGCAATTTAGCTGATGAAGATGTCTGTGgacggaaaaaaaaacaaacatatttaacatttctatCATAATATTAAAACTGGTTTGTTGTTTCAGACGTGAAGATGCTTTGTAAGCTCAGATGTTTATACCACTACAATTAATGTAACCAGAGCGTGTCTGAGGTCACCACTCACACGATTTAAGTGTAcataaaaagatgtaaaacagtcttctgtgtggacaggTCTTTTAAGCACTGAGAAAAGGAGACCGAAGAGTCAATAAGGGGCATTTTGTAGTAACAAACATACCTCACTGATTCTAGTATTAACATTCAATCTATACCTGGATCGAGTGATGCTGGTGTTAATCCAGGTGTCCTCGCACCCACATCCTCAGATGACATTATTTACCTCAAGCTGACAGCAGCAGTTTTGCACAGTTTCACTCATCACtgctttctcatttttttctgcactgATGTGAACTTTACAATAAGCCATTCATGCTCACTGTCCACACTCTGatctctttcattttctttcttagaGAGCTGATTGCCTAACAGGCATGTTTTAACATGTGTTGATGTCTTATCATGAAACCTAACATACTCTGGAAggaatcttgaaaaaaaaaaaaaaagttaacagagCAAATTCATTTGAGGAAATGTGAAATGACCTTAAAGTCACAACTTTCCCCTGCAGTTTTcaattcctttaaaaaaaacatctgcgtTGCTCTGAATTGTACATTTTAGAATGTAAGTGAAAGGCAGTCTAGTGGAGATTTTAGCCTCTTTTCCTCCCCAGAGTAATTTTCACTTTCATGCTGGGGAGAATATAATGTGAAGTGACAAAGTGCATGTGATTCTCACAGGACACATGGCTGAAAAGGATATGTGCCTGTCAACGGAAGCATTCTTTGTAAAGTTCAAAGATGACTGCTAGAGGGATAAGGCATTCGAGCTTCATGAAGACTACAAATATCAATTCACCCTGTATGTGTTGTACACCTCCATGTTTGTGATGACACCATCGTTTGCTGGTGCTGAGCTATAGCAGCAATTAGATGATGCAAAGCTCTTGAACGCCTCACGAGCCACTTCCTCTGACAGTGAGGGGATGctagaaaacagagaaacacatCCTGTGTTAAACCAGAACATTCCTTTTAAAGCAATCTTGAGTATCTAGTGAATGCGGGTGATGTCACCTCCACTCAGTGGGGGCAGGACCCGGTTGGGGTAGGGGTCCATGCTTCATAGGTGTGGGGGGAATGAAACCTGCAATGATGTTGACAAAGTTAGCAGCATATTTAGCTGTTGCACTGTGAAAAGTTGAGGGagttggacttttcttacctcCGTTTGCAATGTCCTCATATCCAGGCACGTTGCCGAACATATTGGCTGGGGGAGCAGTGGGAGGGGGGTACACACCTGCAATCAGACGCAACTCATAGTTATTGCAGagtaaacaaaataactgaTCAACTCTTACTGTATTTCTCTTAAACTGGGTTTAATCTAAGCTAATACACATGATGTCATGggcatttaaaaatgcatttagtgACTTTCTGTATTTTGCCAAAAAGTTTCCAGTCTTgtctgtttaataaatattcaGATGGTAACACTGAAAATAATATGCTGTATTAAATTAGGTATTGCAAGTAACTTCCTTAATAAATTTGCATTTAGCATGATTATTGTGAGATGAGAGAACTCTGATGAGGAAGTTACATCATGTTGTTCCACAATAATCTGCTCTGATGAGCTCAGCTCATGAGTTTGAAGTGAATTTGACTGCTCGTGCATGACGCCCCTCCGACCTACCCTGCAGCTGTTCCAGTAAGTCAAATCTAAAATGGTGATGGTTTAACATGACACCAGAAATTACTGAGAAAGGGGCAGGGCACTCCCAGCGAactctctgtttttctgttacagTGATTTCAGGGTTCACGCGCTGACTTTTACTACTGAAATCTCTTTTGGAATcagttttttctgtaaattacACAGAACTATTGTAGTAAGTGACAAATActcaaaaatctaaatatagtCTATTCTGATGTGCAGCTAGGTTTATTGAGTAAAAggatagaaaaataataataataataattattattattgatcaaTCTGATTATTTCTTGAATATGTCACTACAGACATTACCAGAAGGACAAACTGTTTGTTACTGTGGATATTTGCAAAATTCCTGATTCCTGATTGCAAAATTCCACAGCCAATGATAAGAGACCCTGCGTGGTCATTATAGGTAAGCAGCAAAACCTTTAGAAATAATCTCCTCTTGTAAATGTTCCTTTTAGTCAGCTTTGAGTTTCACGTCTTTATTGAGGAGGAGGGTTCCTATTGTCCTCCCTGCAAAAAGCTTCTAGTTCTGTGAGTTTCTTGGGCTGTCTGAACCTCAGACAGCATAAAGTCAAtgcaaaagagacaaaaactgAATTACCTAGAATGCCTACTTGAGGCTGGATCCAAAAGTGGATCTGCAGCAACCTTCAAGTTCACCTACTTAACTTCACAGCTAAAAAAAGGTTTCCAGCCTTGACACGGTGACCAGTGAGCTATAAACTTCAGCTCAGTTCTGCTTTCACAGTAAGAAGTAATTTCACCTTTCTACTATAAACATACACTTTCATTTGTGCCATTACTTTGGTTGTTTAAATTCCCTTTTTCTATTATAAACAAAGAGAAACTCTTCCTTGTGTTTAATCTCCATTAACATATTAATATGTCCTTCCTTAATAAAGTGCAATAAAGTCCACAGTGGAGTCAGATGCTTCACCTCTGTTGCATAAAGATGCATAGAATCACTAGCAAGCACTTGAATTGCTAACCAAATAAGATTCAAAGATGTAGACTACATGGTATGTGGGATGACACACTGTCATTTTCACAGTGACCAACTataaaatcaaagttaaaactAATTCTGGCAAGGTATCTTGTAGAAACAAATACAATGGCATAAAAACTGTTGCTTTGTAATTTAAGGCTTAACGGTGAGGTGACAGATCTCATTATGTTCATATCAGTGTTTACTGGTCTGATTGTGTGGCTGATCATATCAGTTAAAATTGATCTGATGTTTTAGTTAATATCAGATCAGTTTTCACTGGTCTGTTCATGTAGttgaaaagacaaatatttgtgttgttttacataataaagGCCCTCGTGTTACAGTTTGAATGTAAATCTCATCAAATGGGAATCTGCCAAGTTTTTGTGAGTGTGATTAATTTCTAAACCCACCTTCCTGCTTATGGTTTGTTGCACTTGGCTTGTTACCCAGTTTGACTTCTAAAGAAGCTTGTGACAAGTTACAACCTGCAGAACACAACCATTTCACAGATTCTACTGAAAAGCATAAAGGCGGTTGCACAATAGGAAATGTAAGAACATGCAGTCCAGAATTacttgtgttttctgtcattttgccAAGACTGAATTTCAGAACATCTCAGCATAGGCTGAAAAATGTTCATTACTGGAAGACCACTCAAAAAGTGGTTGGTTTACCGAGTGATGAGAGAAAGGTACAGCATCTTGGCCTATATCTGAAAACcattatacataaaaaaaataacaataagcTCAATTCAATCAATtcaattctgtttttcttatttgaaaacaaacaaaaacacaaacaaacaaacattaaatgtgttttgttccCAATACCAAATCCCTTCTTGATAGTAAATCTGGGAAACCAACAATCTTTAGCTTCCTTAAAAAGTTTTACTAAAACAATAGGAAAAACATCTCTCCTAAAAGTCTTGCAACAGTCTCTTCAGTTCCCAGATGTTGACCTAGGCTATTTCTACcatcaaaatcaaaatgagTTAATCTTTTACttgaatattaaaatgaaattttcagcatttgatatttttttatatattattgacACAATATTGATTTTAGTGTACAAGAGACAAAAGTTTAAATTCTTTGctgttttgcttctgtttttttccacactgtACTActtgattttatcattttggcTGAATATTTTATACTCTTATTGTGAGTAATTGTTGTAATACTGTTCATGAACCCTGGTTTAGAGAGGATTGTCTGCAGCTTTAATTTACCTACTGTTTGCAGCTACAATTCCAAACAAAATCAAGCATGTTCAGCTTTACCAAGAATCTCCATGACTCCGGCCCACACAATCCTGTCAGACAAATTTCTCCCAAGGGAGACTAACAGAGATACTTTTACTTTCACTT
Protein-coding sequences here:
- the LOC121637288 gene encoding protein SSUH2 homolog isoform X2, yielding MSNAGVYPPPTAPPANMFGNVPGYEDIANGGFIPPTPMKHGPLPQPGPAPTEWSIPSLSEEVAREAFKSFASSNCCYSSAPANDGVITNMEVYNTYRYRLETFTESRSTEWAHKPYEGEQADFYTQTAPRPWEINAAPSKHFTNQTEEIRVPYTSSIKVCDKCNGQGTLPCTECNGDGNKPCWVCNGSGTRSNENCTRCNASGKERCTVCAARGTKECDTCKGKRQLLSYIKLKVKWTNEVDDHVVEQNSGLKVDDLRLVSGKELFKSSQIYPLLGFPNPSISEASERLIREHQSKYAQTSRILQQRQTVELIPITKVNYKWKGDIHFYYVYGNENKVIANDYPATCCCVIL
- the LOC121637288 gene encoding protein SSUH2 homolog isoform X1; this encodes MSNAGVYPPPTAPPANMFGNVPGYEDIANGGFIPPTPMKHGPLPQPGPAPTEWSIPSLSEEVAREAFKSFASSNCCYSSAPANDGVITNMEVYNTYRYRLETFTESRSTEWAHKPYEGEQADFYTQTAPRPWEINAAPSKHFTNQTEEIRVPYTSSIKVCDKCNGQGTLPCTECNGDGNKPCWVCNGSGTRSNENCTRCNASGKERCTVCAARGTKECDTCKGKRQLLSYIKLKVKWTNEVDDHVVEQNSGLKVDDLRLVSGKELFKSSQGPIYPLLGFPNPSISEASERLIREHQSKYAQTSRILQQRQTVELIPITKVNYKWKGDIHFYYVYGNENKVIANDYPATCCCVIL